TTCCCGCATATGCGTCCGGAAGCGACTGCCGAGTAAGTACTGCCGAGCGAGTACTGTCGGCTAAGGGCGCGTTGGCAGAATGGCCGCGCAATAAAAAAGGGCGATAACTGTGTCAGTTATCGCCCTTTTTTGTGGGTGGCCGGTCGGCCCGCGGATACCCAGCGGGCCGACCGGCAATCGCGGTTGGCGGTACCTTTAGCCAGACTCCCTTTCTTTGCCTTCTTTCGATTGTCACCACATCTGTCTCCCCTCAGCATTTCACGCCTGTTTCTTCTTCTTTGCCAGCGGTTGCGTAGCTAAACCTTCTAAACTAGACCTAGGGGCGTAGCTGGGCAAAGTGTGTCGGGTGATCTTCGGACTCCCTGAGTGACTTTTGTATGGCTATTTCTGGGAAAGGCCGGTGATACATTAATCAACGATCGAATGGATAGAGGGGCTTATGGCAGGCGGGCGATTATCTTGGAAGCAGGCTTGCTTTGTATGCCTGATGTCTATTTCAGCTTTAGCGTTTTGGGCGACTGTTACCACCGAGTTTGCTAGCAGTGCTCACGCGCAAGAGGCGCGGCTGAAACTAAGAAGTGAAGACTCAATAGCGACGCCACCCGGGCGCATCGCTTCGCCTGTGCGTGGTGGTACCTATCCTGCGAGCTACTTCCCGAATACCGAGTTATTAAATGCGGATGAGATGCGTATTACCGCGCTGGGTACCGGTATGCCCAATCAGACACGTGCCGCAGTTTCCATCTCTTATCTCGTTGAGTTGGGAAATGGGGACAGCTTCCTGTTTGATATTGGCTCGGGGTCCATGGCCAATCTGTTTTCGTTACGGCCAGATTTTTCCCGGCTAGACAAGGTTTTTGCCAGTCATTTGCATATTGACCATGTCGGTGACTTCATGGGCTTGCACATTGGCGGTTGGCTGTCGGGGCGCTATGCGCCCATTCATTTCTATGGCCCCAGCGGGTCCACGCCAGAGCTTGGTTCAAAAGCGTTTGTAGACGCCATGCAAAAAGGTTATGCATGGGATTTGGCGACACGCACAGGCGTGCTTCCCGACAAGGGCGCAAAGATCGTGGTGCATGAGTTTGATTACATGCAGGAAAATGCCGTTGTCTATGAAAAAAACGGTGTGACGGTGCGCTCCTGGCCTGCAATACACAGTCTCGATGGCGCGGTAAGCTACAGCCTAGAGTGGAATGGGTTGAAGTATGTTTTTGGCGGCGATACTTACCCCAACAACTGGTACATCAAGTATGCCAAAGACGCCGATGTCGCATCCCATGAGTGTTTCTTGCCACCGGATGAGCTGGCCAAGTATTTTGGTTGGGATCTAAAGCAGGCTACCTACGTTGCTACGAGAATCCACACATCACCGGATGCGTTTGGCAAGGTGATGTCTGCGGTTAAACCCCGTCTTGCGGTGGGGTATCACTCGGTTCAGTCACCAGAGAACAATGCGGCCATCATGGATGGTGTGCGTGCAACCTACAGTGGACCGTTGGCGCTGGCACGTGACCTGATGGTGATTAACGTCACCAAGGATGACATCACCGTGCGCATGGCCACGGTGGACGAATATGTGCTGCCGCCGGCTGTGAGTGAAGCCTATAAAAATGCGCCGCGTACCGAGGAAAAAAGTCCTTCTGAAAAGGTAGAGGCTGGTAAGTGGCGAGGATACACACCGCCGCCGATGTCCGAGTAATGATTTGGCGGTCGCCTGTCATAGTCGTGTATTAACAGGGGAATAAGTTCATGGACTCGATAATGGCGTTCCGTCTGCCTGCTCAGAAAAAAGTTCCCGGTGAACACCGGCCGCTTGGGCGTGGGGTGGTGCTTTCACTGGTGTTTGTGGTTGCCATCTTATTTATACCGATTACATTGTTGGCGCAGAGCGCGGAAAAGGAGTGGGAGTACTCGCTGACCCCTTACCTTTTTTTGCCGGTATCAACCGAAGGAACCTCAGCGGTGGCCGGCACTGAGGTGGACTTGGATCTGGATCTCTCGGATGTACTGGATATCTTGGATATCGCGTTTGCCACGCGTTTTGAAGCGCGGCGTGATCGATTTGGGATTCTCGCGGACCTCTATTACGTATCCCTGAGTATGGATCAGGGGGCGACGCTCAAACCCGCAATGAACCCAGAGCTGGATGTAACCGCCACGCTGAATGTCGACGTTGATATACGTCAGGGCTGGTTGTCCCTGCAGGGAATGTACCGCGCTTTCGAATCACCTGTTGGTGCGAAGTATCCTTGGGCGGTCGATTTGTCCGCCGGTGCGCGCTGGAACTACCTGAAGCAGGAAATCGATACGAATCTGGGGATCGATATTTTTCCTGGGCCAGGGGTTCAGCAGTCGCTGGGCGGCGCAGAAACCTGGTGGGAGCCGGTAGTCGGCTTCCGTACTGGTATAGAGGTATCCAGTTGCCTGACGCTTGCGCTACGAGCCGATGTCGGGGGTTTTGGTGCTGGCGGAGATGATATGCAGTGGGGGGTTCTCGTGGGCGCGGAGCGCAAGATCAATGACCGTCATGCGCTCCGATTTGGCTATCTGTTCTATGGCATCGATTACTCAACGTATCGCGGGGATGGTCGCTTTGCCTACGATATTGACCAGCATGGTCCCTATTTGGCCTATAGCTGGCGATGGTAGCTGCCGGTCTTTCCTTTTTTCCCTTTATGTCGTCAGCGCGGTAACAAACTGGTAGCTGCGGTCCAGTGTCCAGAATAGTGCAATGGCGCTGCAGCTTAATGCGATGCCGGTACAGAGCGTGTGCTCCAGGCTTTCCCGCCGATTCCTGATCAATAGCAACAACGGCCAAATCGCCAGAATGATCAGAGCCTGACCCAACTCCACACCTATGTTAAACGCCAGCAGGCTTTGCCAGATGTTCGGCGCGTCTACTTTTAGAATCTCGTGCAACACGAAGGAAAACCCCAGGCCATGGAGCAGGCCCAGCCCACAAGTGCCGACGACAATCCAGCGCTCGCTACGCTGCAGTGAGACAGGTGCACTGGCGTTGCGTTTGCGCCGTGTGGATATCGCCATCCATGCCGCATAAATAATGGAAAGCGCGATGCCGGTTTCTACCAGCGGTACAAACCAGGCACCAGAGGGAACCAAGCCAAAGAAGCCCGCCGACAAGGTGACACTGTGGCCCACAGTAAATCCCGTCACTCGCCACATCAGCGCAGACAGCGAGGCGGCACCGATAATCAGGCACAGAACGAACAGGACATGGTCGAGACCTGCCAGGATGTGAACCACACCCTCCTGTATAAAGGTGGCCATGGCGCTGGAAGTGGAGTGACTGATTTGAATGGGCTCATTCAGTAAGCCACTGGAACGGAAAACCTGTGTTTTGCCATCCCGGTAATCCAGTATCAGATTCGCTGTTTTTTCTTGATTCGGAAGATTTGGGTTCAGGAAGCTGGCAAGGCGATAACTCTCCCCACGCGCGATACCCGGATAGTGCAAGCGGATATCGATCACCGTATCGCCCACATACTGTTGCGGGTTACCTGTCTGGGACACGGTTTGCACATACCTCTCGCGGAGCTGTTGCTCATCAAGTGAAAAGGCAACTTGAGCTTCTTGCAGTGTGGCGAAGTCCGGTTCACTTCCCACTGCATAGAGTCGTACATCGGTTACCTGGCCATTTAGTCTCTGATCGCCACTCTCCAACTGCAACGCAGACTCGGCAATGGCGCCCAGCCCCTGTGGGTCGGCATAGAATTGGCCGAAGTCCACAAAATGTACCAGTCGGCCTTCTTCCAGTGCATTGCGGGAATAGGGGGCTGGCGCGGGCAATACCCCGGAGGCCTCGCTTGCGCCTACCTTGTCCGCAAGTAAATAGGGCAGTGGCAGGCGCAGATAGACGGTGGTGCCATCAGCGCTATGCTCCACATGAAAGATGCGTACGTTTAAATTCAGAAGAAAATGTGCGCTAGCGGGCGTCGACGACGTTATCAGCGCGAAACACAGTAGCATCAACATCCATTGGCGCAATTGTGCCACCGGGCTACTGCCCGATTTATTGGCGTGGGGTGGCATTGGCAGTGCTCCCTGTTTGCGTAGAACCATTGGCAGGCTGTGTGTCCTGTCGCCAAGTTTTTTGCGGTTCAACCGATTCACGCATGGTGATCGGGGTGAATCCGGCAATCTTCCATGTTCCTTCATGCTCCTCGAGATCCAGCATGGCGCGGATATCCAGCAGCTTGCGATCGCTATGTCCCCAGAATGGGCCTTCATTTCTCGTCTGCCAGGTACACAGTGTACGGTATGTTTGCCGCTCTCCAGAGGAAGTCTGTTCGAACTTCTCTATCCGCAGGTTGGAAATTCCTGAGACGTAACCGCGGTCTCCGGTGATTGTCAACGGACGAAAAATCGGGTCGAGAGCGTCGCGGGTTGTCTTTAGCGTTTGCTCAGTAAGCAATTGTGACAAAGACTCTTCAAGCTTGGTGGCATCCCGTTCAAGGTAGGCATCCGGCAGTTCGTTGAGCAGGCGATAAATGATCTCGCCAAATTGCTCATTTTCCTGTGACGCGGGGGCAGGCAGGCGGATAGCGAGTGAGCTCTGCATTGCCAGTGAAACGCTGAGAATAATGCCAAGAGCAGGTGTGATCAGGGACATTAGGTAATTTTGGGCGTTGCGGAAGCGGAATACACAAACACCGAGTACTGCGAATGCGACTATCGCCCCCAGCCCTTTGCCAGATATCGTGAGCCCTTGTGTATCGTGAGTGACAGGGCTGACGGTGGGTTCATCATAGGATGTCAGGAAATTTTGCCACGCAAGAGTTGGAAGAGAAGGCGTCAGCTGGGTCGGGAAGGGACCGGCGGGATCTTGTATCAAAGAGGGTACCCGCTCCTCGAACGGGCTGAACAGGTCCCAGCCAACTTCCACATTTTGTGGCAAGCCGTCCACGGGAAAGCGTGCACGATAGCCAATCAGTAGGGCTCCCAGTTGAATGCTCTCATTGACCTCCAAGGGAAGGAATCCGGTACTCGTAAGCCTGAGAAAAGTGACTTCGGTCGCTTGTGGTTCTACCACCTTTTTATCTACAGCGAGGAGGTTGCGACTCTGCAAAAATGCCAGAGTATCGTTGCGCAACTGTATTGCGAGTAATTCATTCAGTGGTAGCCAGGCGTCGAAGCTCTTGTCGGACCAGGTGGCCAGGTCGCGAGGTCGGAAAATTATTTCATGGCGAATTTCCCGTGGTTCGATATAGAGATAGGAGTGGAGGGGGAAGCGCAACTGGCGTCGTATCTTGGGATTGATGATTTGCGTTTGCCATGGATCTTGCCGGTTTATACGCCAAGTCACGGAGCGTGATAAGTAGGCGTAGTTGCTCACCGGCATGGCGCCGTGACTGGAGATAAAGCCGATGGTAGCTGCGCTGAAGCCTGCGTGATCCAGGGGTGGGACGACCGTGATTGTTTCGGAGCCCTGCAGATCATAGCGGCTATGTACCTTGAGTACTTGTTTATCCTCCGGTATCGACGGTAATCTTCTTCCAGTGCGGGGATCAATTACCCCTG
The nucleotide sequence above comes from Microbulbifer salipaludis. Encoded proteins:
- the gntH gene encoding guanitoxin biosynthesis MBL fold metallo-hydrolase GntH, which codes for MSISALAFWATVTTEFASSAHAQEARLKLRSEDSIATPPGRIASPVRGGTYPASYFPNTELLNADEMRITALGTGMPNQTRAAVSISYLVELGNGDSFLFDIGSGSMANLFSLRPDFSRLDKVFASHLHIDHVGDFMGLHIGGWLSGRYAPIHFYGPSGSTPELGSKAFVDAMQKGYAWDLATRTGVLPDKGAKIVVHEFDYMQENAVVYEKNGVTVRSWPAIHSLDGAVSYSLEWNGLKYVFGGDTYPNNWYIKYAKDADVASHECFLPPDELAKYFGWDLKQATYVATRIHTSPDAFGKVMSAVKPRLAVGYHSVQSPENNAAIMDGVRATYSGPLALARDLMVINVTKDDITVRMATVDEYVLPPAVSEAYKNAPRTEEKSPSEKVEAGKWRGYTPPPMSE
- a CDS encoding outer membrane protein, which translates into the protein MDSIMAFRLPAQKKVPGEHRPLGRGVVLSLVFVVAILFIPITLLAQSAEKEWEYSLTPYLFLPVSTEGTSAVAGTEVDLDLDLSDVLDILDIAFATRFEARRDRFGILADLYYVSLSMDQGATLKPAMNPELDVTATLNVDVDIRQGWLSLQGMYRAFESPVGAKYPWAVDLSAGARWNYLKQEIDTNLGIDIFPGPGVQQSLGGAETWWEPVVGFRTGIEVSSCLTLALRADVGGFGAGGDDMQWGVLVGAERKINDRHALRFGYLFYGIDYSTYRGDGRFAYDIDQHGPYLAYSWRW
- a CDS encoding HupE/UreJ family protein, whose amino-acid sequence is MEHSADGTTVYLRLPLPYLLADKVGASEASGVLPAPAPYSRNALEEGRLVHFVDFGQFYADPQGLGAIAESALQLESGDQRLNGQVTDVRLYAVGSEPDFATLQEAQVAFSLDEQQLRERYVQTVSQTGNPQQYVGDTVIDIRLHYPGIARGESYRLASFLNPNLPNQEKTANLILDYRDGKTQVFRSSGLLNEPIQISHSTSSAMATFIQEGVVHILAGLDHVLFVLCLIIGAASLSALMWRVTGFTVGHSVTLSAGFFGLVPSGAWFVPLVETGIALSIIYAAWMAISTRRKRNASAPVSLQRSERWIVVGTCGLGLLHGLGFSFVLHEILKVDAPNIWQSLLAFNIGVELGQALIILAIWPLLLLIRNRRESLEHTLCTGIALSCSAIALFWTLDRSYQFVTALTT